aactGCAAAAGAGGTCTTGCTTAAGTATCGGGCCATAAATGACTGTATACAGTATCTCTCACTGAGGTATTACTTTAACAGCAGTTTCCTCTTAATGTTGTAGTTTCTTGTGACTGTTAAGTTTTATATTGTTACTTATGGTGCTGATAATTTATCGGGATGGCTGTGGATCagcaggtagagcaggtcatctacagATCGGAACATTGGTGGTTTGATGCTTGGCTGCTCCAATCTGCTCCAGACTGCAAGATACTGAATGCTGAGTTGCTCCCGTTGCGTTCATCtgactgtgaatgtgtgtgaatgtttgctAGAAAGCACTTGTATGTAGTAAAAAGTTCTTGCATAAATGTGCGTGTGAGTGAGACATGCAGAAAGTAGAATTAAAAAGTGCTATTTAAGAACCACTGCAGtttaaaaaccccaaacaaagtCCCAACTTTTGAACGGACCCTTCGTGGTTTACCTCAGAGAGATTTGTGTTTTTAGCATCAAACCCTGATGTAGTTTGTGTAAATATCTGGGTCATTATGTATCTTCATCACTGGTTGTCCAGCAGCGCCGAGCAAAGTAGCAAAAGCTAAGCTAATCTTTTCCCCAGTGTTTTTAGTGCATCTTTAAAGTAACCAGTTAAACTTCTGCTTCATCTTTGCATTCTTCTGCAGTGTTAGGACAACGctgatgtttttacatttattcaaaGATAGTGAAGTTTCCATGTTTTCCATTCCAGTCCATAATGTGTGCTCAATATGAACCTGGAAGCTAAAATCGCCACCACTAACATAAGAAAGAACGCAATGTGTGAATTAAAACAGTAACTGCAATGAAAAAGGAGCAGAGCCAGTAATCCACATAACAAATACCAAACACTGTGAGCCTACTACCTTATACTGATCGTGAGCAGTGtcctaatttaaatatttttatcatttgatttatttttgcaaGCTCTAGTTTGGCATCACCTGACTGCACAAAGCCTACAAAATACGGTTTAGAACAGAGGTAATACAAAAGAACAGCAACATTTGGAtacttttggttttatttttgagatctCTGCCTCTAAGTTTTATACTTTTTTCCCTCATTATTCACAACACAGAAAATCAATTCCACAgcatctttttttcatttttatttatttttttttattacagagGCAATGTTCCTTTTAATCCACAGCACATGCCAGCTGCTCTCAGAGGCCATTTCTCCAGCAGAAAATAATTCCAGTGCAAAGTGTTCACAGTGCGATCTGTAATTTATCACGAGTAACGGGGACAGCGTGTCTGGCAACGAAGACTGCTGGCGaaaatttgttatttttaatatcTCACCTCTGCTGCGCGGGGGTGGAAAGAGAAATATAACGTGCAGATATCTCCAAATAAAACCTCAAAGTAGAGAttataaagaggaaaaaaatgcattctATAATTTCTTTGCCTCTGACGTGTTCGTATAAATATCAGTGTCACACATTTCTGGTGGAAATTTGTCTGAGACAAAGAGTTTTGTGTGTGATCTGTGAGGTGCAGCCTGCTGATGAGGCGTCAGTGGGTTTTCACGTGAGATGAGTTGGTTGGGTTATTGTCTCGTAGCGTTTCCAAATTCGCATTTAGAAGGCATCTCTtcagctgtttctggttcagCAGCCATATATCCAAAAGCTCATTTCCTGTGGAGAAACTGTGATGTAGCAAAGTCTCATCTCTAAAGAGAAAATTAATGAACTGCTTCCTCCTCCAGTTACAGAGTTGCCAAACACATGCCGAAAAAGTCTCCTGCAGTGACTCCAAGTGTCTCCAATTTGTCCTTGCGTCTCGCTGTGTATTTTAAACTCTGTGCTGTCACTGTGCACAGTGCTGCACGGATCACGTCTCTAATGTGCTGCTGTGGAATCGTCTCTCTCAGGTCCACTCACGTCCCCGTCGGAGAAGATCAGGTCCAACATTTGGAGCTGGCTCAGGATCTTGCTCGCATCTTCAACAACCGCTACGGAGAGCTGTTCCCTGAACCCTGCGCCCTGCTCAGTAAGAATACATGGCATGATGGCGTGTGTACACACTCATGATTTAGGCTTTTTAAGGTCAGCTTCTTAAAATCACATAGCTCTCTGGTAGCAGCAGCTTTATGTTCTTATGTAGAGAATGTCATCATGTGACATTAAAGTCGCCTGTTTTAGTCTCTTTAGGCTTTAGCTGTGTAAGTGAGGCCTCACTTGTTCGATGGCCTTATACTGTATATACCAAGTCATTATATTTTCAAATGTGgttgttgcatttttttaaaagcgttttttttttttatttactaagGGTTGCAGATTTTAGTTGATTTTTATTAAATCTCCATCTTTATGAAGTTTTCTgcgtaaatattttttttatctaaaaTCTTCTGACTGCCTCTAACTGAAACAAGCTGAGTGCTATAagtgaagtgaatgtttttggaaactagaatttttttcctgcattaGAAGTAAAGCTTTCTTTCTGCCTTTccgtcctttttttttttcttgaattaTTGTCTCCTCTGTCAGGAACGTTTGTGATTGATTGGttcagtttctctttctctttttattttattctttttttgttgttcctGATCTAGAGCCAGGAATTTTTGGAAGTGTATTTTGCATCACATAAAGAGCAAAACTGGCAAATTAAACTTAACTtaaatagctgaagaaaagtCGGTAGTAAGATGCTTCTGGGCCTAAAGCCTTCCCTAAAAGACGGTCATGGCTGGTTTAATCTTCCTGGAGGATTAACATGAACAGACAGGTTTTCCTCATTGCGaccttatttctttttttggttgttttttgtttatctgcATAAATAGATATCACATTGAAATGAGAAAACTGGGAGGAAGTGTCTCGGTTttatcaacaacaaaaaaataaaatatcaggAACTAATCCAAATCCACGTGTCCGTCTGTGTCCAGGGAATTTTCAGCCTCGGAGGATGTGTGCCGTCTCTGGCGGCTCGTGTTAAACAAAGTCCCAACGTTTGAATGGATCCTTTGTGTTTTGCTTCAAAGAGATTTATTTCACTGAAGTCATTTTTAGCATCAAACCCTGATGTAGTTTGTGTAAATATCTGGGTCATAATGTATCTTCATCACTGGCTGTCCAGCAGCGCCGAGCAAAGTAGCAAAAAGCTAAGCTAAACTTTTTTCCCAGTGTTTTTAGTGCATCTTTAAAGTAACCGGTTAAACTTCTGCTTCATCTCTGCATTCTTCTGCAGTGTTGGGGAAACActgatgtttttaaattcattcaaaGATATATTGCCTTTTCCATGTTTTGTAAACTAAGTCGGAGTGGGACGTGCTGTTTAGCTAAAGCTCAAAACCACCAACTGcagggcagccaatcagaaattAGAGCGAGGTTCAGGGGAATAAAACTGACAAGATTTGAAATACAATATGACGccgttattattaatattttcttttgaaaCATTTCCCAAAATGTACCAACCAAATGTTTTTATACACGAGGCCAACATTTTGAAAGATCCCACCCTCCTTCTACTTTCATTCCTCATGATTAGCGGTATGGTGGAAGCATGGGATGGAGTCAGTCATGTGTGCATTAGAGCTTTGATTAAAGAAATATTGTCTTCCTCTTGTATAATAATTAGGGAGGTAGATTTGGAGTGCATGTCATCAAGATGAGTTTAGAGATGTGTGTatgcgtatatgtgtgtgtccgAGTGTGTATGCACTCTTGCGTGTAATCAGTCGGCAGTATATAGCTCATACCGGTGGACCCCACCCTCGTTTCTTGTCTTTGGCATAACAGAGTTGGCAGTCAGTGGTCTTCCCTTTGAAACGAACCAGAGTCTTTTAATTTGCTTGAGACAAAGACCTCTTGGCGTTGATGAACAGCCCACATGTGGCCTGCTTGTACAGGACCAAACAAAGAACTGGAGCTTGGAAGATGGTGGAAGTATGGGGATGATTTtaagagtgaaagaaagaatgaaaggaaATACCGGCTCCCGTCGTCTGCTGATCACTTCACACTCGCATACGTCTGTTTCACACCGGGATATTTTTACAAGCACACACAAACGTGCCAGGCAATCCTAATTCAGTCATCTGAACTTAggtgtaatttttcatttattcctCTAACACCTGAAATCTCCCCAAAATGCAGATATTTTAATAATTAGATGTTTAAGTCATATTTAAAGGGGCCTGACTGAAACCTACGCCTTTttgaccatttaaaaacaaaaataaagaagaaacaaaGTCAGATTCTCTCAAAAGGCTGGGGCTCGCTTACATTGCTTTTAGCTGTCAGCTTGGACTTGAAGACAGGAACAGAAATCTGCACTCTGGACTTTTTTTGACTTGGTTTTTCATCGTTTGGCTGACCTACAGTTTGATTAGCAGAGGCTGTTAAAGTTAAACAGCCTGAGACGAGAATGTGTCGACACTGCTCAGGCTTCTGCGTCCACCTTTTATCTCGGTGTAGATTTAGTACAAACAAATCTCAAAAGGCGTTATTTTTAAAGCAATAGATTTCTCACGTGTTTGGATCTTTACTGGTGAACGGCTGTGGAATTAAAGCGCTTTGAAGtcaaaatattctttttggtaCTCCCCTGTATTTCCAAACAAAGATGCTGGAATTGAGGAAAAAATCAGAGTCAGGCTTTAGTAAatatgtatttgtgttttttctccctatatatatatatatatatatatatatatatatatatatatatatatatatatatatatatatatatatatatatatatatatatatatatatatatatatatatatatatatatatatatatataatatgtatatgtgtgtatatatatatatatgtatatgtgtgtatatatatatatatgtatatatatatatgtatatgtgtgtgtatatatatatatatgtatatatatatatgtatgtgtgtatatatatatgtgtgtatatatatatgtgtgtatatatatatatgtgtatatatatatgtgtgtatatatatatgtgtgtatatatatatgtgtgtatatatatatgtgtgtatatatatatgtgtgtatatatatatatatgtgtgtatatatatatgtgtgtgtgtatatgtatatatatatatatatatatatatatatatatatatatatgtatatgtatatgtatatgtatatatatgtatatgtgtatatatgtatatgtatatatatatgtatatatatatgtatatatatatgtatatatatatatgtatatatatatgtatatatatatgtatatatatatgtatatatgtatatatatatgtatatatatatgtatatatatatgtatatatatatgtatatatatatgtatgtatatatgtatgtatatatatatatatgtatatatgtatatctatgtatatatatatgtatatatgtatatgtgtgtgtatatatgtatgtatatatgtgtgtatatatgtatatatatatgtgtgtatatatatgtatatatatgtgtatatatatgtgtatatatgtatatgtatgtgtgtgtatgtatatatatatatatatatatatatatgtgtgtatatattttgttgttttgaaggCAAACCTTTACCCGTATTCCTTGGAGGTTATGTTTTTTGGTAGTGTTTGCATGCATATTATtgtgtctgtaaacatgattggttgaaaagttttgaatgaattcttgTGAAACTTTGTAGGGGTGTAGAGAGGGGTCATACTAACGATCCATTAAAATTTGGCTCTCATCCATCAAGGTCCACTTCATGATTTCTTGATTAAACAATGAGAAAAATCCTCATGACTTCGAAATTATGATTCTTACAAATGTGATGTGGGTTGTCAGCATttagaaaatgcattaaaagtGTGTTTAAAAGATGACAAAAAGATTCTATATATGAGTAGATAGATTATAAattcccttaaaagtaaatactgcccaAAGATTGAGCTGCTTTGGTGGACGTTTGCACTTTGGTGCTTCTTGTCTTCCTCTGGGACCGGTGATGCTCAGCGTTGCCTCAAACATAATAGAAAGCAAATGCTTTCTGATTTAATCAGAACCTAAATTTCTTGACCTAATAATTTTGAATTTTGCCAAATTCCTCCACTCTTACGTGTCTCATTTAGAAATAAAAGTGTTTATTACACTGAGAGGTTTTCCTGATCCCTCTCGTTTCTCTCCGCAGGCTCAACACGAAAAGTCAAATCTCTCCGCGACCCCTCAGCCAAAATGTCCAAGTCAGACCCCCAAACGATGGCAACCATTTCCGTCACAGACACTACTGACGACATCGCCCTCAAGATCCGACGTGCCGTCACAGACTTCACCTCTGAAGTTACCTTTGACCCGGAGACGCGTCCTGGTGTTTCCAACCTGGTAAACATTCACGCTGCCGTGGCGATGATAAGCGTGCAGGAGGCTGTGTCTCAGGCGAGAGGATTGGACACCGGAGCCTACAAGAAGCTTGTAAGCGAGGCTGTGATCCAGAGGTTGACGCCCATCAGAGAGGAAATCGAGAGGCTGAGGTCGGACCGGGCTCACCTGGAGCGAGTGCTGGCTCAGGGGACGTGCAGGGCGCGGGAACTTGCTGCACCTGTGCTCGCAGAGGTCCGACAGAGAGTGGGCTTCTGCTGAGAGACAAGAAAATGACCCCACATTTATACTGTGAGCCTCTCAGTTAATTACTGCTGCTGGTGGAAAAAGACTCAGCTACAGAGTGATACTGGTCAGACTTTACAAGGGTGACTTCTTATTTTGCTCCGTGTATGTCCTCAGTGAAATCAAAGTGGAAGCTCGTCTTTCGATGCAGTTGTTACATCTTATTTGCTTTTGCTCATGTTTTACATAATCATTCGCAGCCTGTTTATTTGCCTTCTGATTCTGGCTGTATGGGTTTCATCACAAGCCAtcgttttgtttttatcattattattattatttttacaacaTTTTATCTTCTTGTTGCTAGCGTGTccaaataaagatttaaaagttGTGAAAAATGCTTCTCATTTAAACCGTCTTCACTTACAAAAGTGAGCCAAGTGTGCTTTCACAATTAAAGCTGCAGgattaaatacttaaaaaataaacagtgacATAATAAAAGGATCCATTCTAGATTAAACATGTGGAAGAGTAGCTGCAGACAAACAAATGCAACTCTTTAAAAGTTCCAGTGGAATCTGCGAGTGCAGCTTAGTGTTTTGTAGATCGTTTATGGGTAGTGAACTATTTAAATCCAGTTTTTTCCAAGTTCAGCGGGAACAAGAGGAAGAGGTCCTGCCGCCTGACATTGAAAAGTTCTGTGTTTAGCTGGGAGAAAAAAGCTGAGTGAGAAAGatttttgaaatgtaaatatatttgTCAGTATCATTTAAACATTTGCAGCTCAGCCGTTGTTTGTTCTTTTACCCTGGGTGTCTTATTGACAGTTGTTTGCATCTtgaaacacacacgcacaatgTGATTGAACAAATTGAATGAATCTATTGTGACATTCCTTTTTGATTAGCAGCCACATGTAACGTGCACGTAATTACACATtccccacgcacacacacttgtttgaagttcctgtatttatttatttatttatttcatttctgcaCTTTGCCATAAAGTGTCtgctcacacaaacaaacactgagtTAGTCACTCAGGTTTTACACGCGGTCCATTAAACGCATTTATCTAGTTTACTGTTAACGAGGCTGTCCAATAGGAGGAACCGTTATAGTCCTGTAATACTTCAGCAGGGGTGTGAGATGTAACTTGAATATTTCAGTAGGAGCAGTGACTTTAAACATGCTCATTTTCGCCCCACGTCTctcccttcttttctttcttctctgttttctttcccgTGTTCCCTCTGCTTTTATTTCTCCTCTTTCCTGTTTTCTATTCTGTCTACGAGTGGTTATTTCATCAATTCTGCTCTCTCCCGCTGTTATTATTCCTTCTTCCTACATTATACCcactatttaattttattttctacTCTCTGTAATCAGCTTTCTGTTCTTCTGCAGTGGCATCCCCGgggcctgcacacacacacacacacacacatacacacacacacacacacacacacacacacacacacacacacgcacacacacgcacattatGAAGCTGGACTGCGCTGTCGTTTTTCCATCCCGGTGTTTACCTGAGAACAGACCACATCCCTGCATGGTTTACTTCCCTTTTGCTGTCCCCCTCCTTTCCCCCCCTCATGTTGGCATAAGGAGCTGATggaatatgaataaaaatatataggCTGCATTTACACAGAGGAGCGGGCTGTAAATCCCAGCGACCTGCTATGGGACCGCAGCACGGTGACAAAtacctgtttctgtttcagaAGACACGGCAGCAGTGATATAGTTGCGCTGTAATAAGTGCGTTTCAGTGTGAAGGCGACACAGCAGCTCACCCGTTTTACGCGCGGGGGTAAAAACTTTAACTGAGTCGTAATAAATgcgcctttctttctttctttcttttttttttaaagaaatcacCGTAAATCGACCGGGATCCACGTGTCGCGTGGAAACAGCCACAGACCTGAAGAATATAAAAAGACGAGACATTTTTACTGATGTTGACCTAACAGGGTGTCCACGCAGTGAGCAAAAGAGGAAGCTGGTAAACCTTAAACCTCGGACATTATTGCCTCCCCCTTAAATTAAATATGTTGCTCAGTGTTGTGTGCTGACACGTGATTACTTACCAAATAAAACACGTGACACTGTTTCTCTTGCGCTTTTACCCAACGCGACGGCAATTAATTTAGCATGCAGGCTTAATGTTACACGTTTTGATTCTAATTTGATGAAAATTTGGATATACGCATGCGCTGTTCAACATAAAGTTTAAAAGTGTGTacctgagagagggagagagagagctatTAGAGCTTTGGGCTAATTGTTGGAAGAGAGGATAAAGTGTGAGAGTCCAAATGTGCGTGTACGCATGTGCGTGCGCGCGCTAGTGACTACGATTGTCTTTTTTGACTTTCTGCTGATCGTGGCTACACCGCCTCTTCTGTAAAGGCttcagattattttaaaaacttttttaaatttaaaaacagaacagaGAATTTGTCCCGATGCTATGAATTTTATTTAGCTGCTGATTAAAGTATTTTATCTATGAAGGTATGAAACAATAATAACACACACAGCTCCATTCACTATATATACATTCCCTATTCACATAGCCTCGTTCACTCAGGCtattttttttgccattcaTAAGTGCTTtatatctaacattcatactccgTTGGATGCATCGAAGAGCAGCTTGGGGTTAatatttgacatgcagactgtaTGCCAAATATCCACCAAGcctctgattagtagatgaccttctttacctcctgagctgaacccccccccccccccccccccaacttaTATAATCGGCATTAGCATTACACTGGGGAAGTATTCCGCTTCACCAGATACATTAACATTATGGACTTTTAAAATTGACCATTACTGTAAATGAGCCCCCgaacttttttaaatttcaactAGTGTCCAGTTTTAATTATGACCTATATATCTTTATCAAAATACACTAAAGGCCAAGGCCGTGGGACCTAGAGGTTCTGGGGGTCGAAAAAGGCAGACATCgcaaataaataaaggtttaaaCACTTACTCctaaatgtgtcatttttggAATTGTGTTAAATAAGTTACACCCCCCCTCCGCCCCTGACAAAATGACGTTACATACTAGTGAGCAGTAGAAGTGGTGGATTAAAATGTCTGTGAGTTAAATGTCCTCACAGATATAACAGATACACGTCGGAACAGCAAGTCACATTTGGACCATTATGACCTCCACCCAGATGAAGGTAACGCTTTGGTTTATTATGATGCGCAGTTTGACTCTATAATTATTCAGTAATTTCACAGTCCTGCCTTTGTTGCAGAAGGGTAGGCTACTTCACAATCCGTATAAATTTTGCATTAGGGCCGAGTATGAAAATATCCATATTTGGAAAGGTTCTGGTCAGCTATGCGCaaatatgttattttatatatatgtatatcatGACTTAAGTTGTAGCTGACCGACTTGTATACTGCTGTTTGTGCCTGACTTGTGTGTACGCGCgcacgcacgcgcgcgcacTTGAGCATCTTCAGCTTCAAGTCTTTAGCTCTGCTAAAGACAATCACCAAAATTAACTACTGCAGGGTGATTTCGTCTTGTAGTCTACCCAAGCGTCACTGGATCCAGAGTGTAATGGTTTGCATATATTCGCCTTAAAAACGGAAGGTTTCCGGGACATAATTCCCTCTGGGGTTGTGCAGGGCATCCGGAtcgtgccaaaaactgatttccggttttcattattaaaaacaaaaacttgtcAAACCTATGTCATTAATGatataaattaattttaagCCAGAAACGACATTTCAGTTAGAGGGCAGAAACTGAAATCGGCTTTTGGTAAAATGCCTTTTTATAGATCCTCCGTGATCCAGGCAAAGGAGCGTCGCTGACATTAAAAAAGGATTTCTTTAGAGTGGTCTGGCCAAGAGTGCAGCAGAAATTGCGACACAAATAACATAATAGTTCTATAAAGATATTTTATTAAGTATCCAAAAATTACTGGATTGTTTCTAATATAGGTACAGTAACACAGAGTCATAAATGTACTTGTATTTCTTCATTTTACATATAACAATATAATAATATTGACTATGTACCAACATAAGCAAATACATTtcacataaagaaaaaacaataaaattcgcAGTCAATTTTGGGCAGATGATCACTTTTtggacaaaaaaaggaaaaaattaaataaaaaaatctgcaaaaaaaaaaaaaagtccttcgtgtgtgtgtgtgtgagagagagagagtcggGGGAATTTTACAGCTCAGGCGGAAGGTGCTTAAAGAATCCGAGAGTTGCTGCCAGATTGCACGCTCCATTGCTCTCTTCGTCCCTCGAGGTCAGGCGGGGTCAAAGCCTTCTTTTACTAATTGAATATTAACTGCACGTTCGACCGTTTCCGCCCACCACCCTCCGCGTGTCGATCTCGCGGGGTCACGCCGGATTTCATCTCTAGAGTTCACGAAAACCTCACTGGGGTCGACGTGGTATACCTAAATACGATTACTAAAGAAATCTAAAAGGGGAAAGAATTTTTAAGGAAATTTTTAAGGATTTATTAATACTGCCCACTCCGTCCGCTTCTGTCAAACGGAGAAATATTTGACAAGCTCGCTTGCTTCACTTTTTGGGTGAATGAGATGCCATCAGGGCTATAATTGGGATCTAAATGGCAAACAGttggttttagtttttattgcttGTGTTTAACGAGTTTCCTCCCACGGGGATTCAACGTCCCCCACCCCACACCAGTGCGCACACAATATTTACTTGTTTACTTTTGGAAGAATTTTAcgcacaaacatttttttctttcttttacaaaacatcaagaataaataaaaagaacagtcACACAGACTGTCACAGTTTGTTATAATATTTACATCTAACACAGAAGTCCGTATTCCTCATTTATCTAAGTAATTAGTTCAAATATGTCCGCAAACGTTTTGCGCGCATATTACCATAAAGACCGTAGCGCAAGTAATGTCCTTTTAAGCCGCCACAAGTTCACATATTAGTATACCTGCTGCGTTGATCTCTGTACAGGATAATGAAACTACCCACCTCTATTTCTTTTTTGCAATGTGCTCACCGTTTTTCTTCAGTTTCCTGCGAGCCATCCTCGTGTGCGCGCAGTATTTATTTCAAGATGACAGATGCACAGCAATAACCTCTGGAAAGCTACTTTTTCAAGAGCGGCACTCTGACTTGAGGCCTGCCCGGTTCCCACAGACGCGTTTGTGTTGACTGATCACACAGGTCACCGCGGCTCTTCCCCACCCCTGATACT
This is a stretch of genomic DNA from Pelmatolapia mariae isolate MD_Pm_ZW linkage group LG16_19, Pm_UMD_F_2, whole genome shotgun sequence. It encodes these proteins:
- the wars2 gene encoding tryptophan--tRNA ligase, mitochondrial; amino-acid sequence: MALPMRNILKHFPRFIQKLNSPKRLLCAGLRPENKEAPRSGRVFSGIQPTGVPHLGNYLGALENWVSLQDQYPSVLYSIVDLHSITQPQDPTQLKSNILDMAASLLACGINPEKAILFQQSQVSEHAELSWILGCLTSMPRLRHLPQWKMKSKVKNEGSVGLYTYPVLQAADILLYKSTHVPVGEDQVQHLELAQDLARIFNNRYGELFPEPCALLSSTRKVKSLRDPSAKMSKSDPQTMATISVTDTTDDIALKIRRAVTDFTSEVTFDPETRPGVSNLVNIHAAVAMISVQEAVSQARGLDTGAYKKLVSEAVIQRLTPIREEIERLRSDRAHLERVLAQGTCRARELAAPVLAEVRQRVGFC